In one Macaca nemestrina isolate mMacNem1 chromosome 2, mMacNem.hap1, whole genome shotgun sequence genomic region, the following are encoded:
- the LOC105480314 gene encoding zinc finger protein 502 isoform X1 encodes MSRAPSFSSLKCFPIKVKRDSLWMLNMQGTEEREIRRETCPGWVNKNKPAPEQDVCKTDSSGIVAKRFQEDEYQDSTFEEKYACEGMKENSPREIAESCLFQEGGFGGITFIHKEAPPEIISQNYNFEKSLLLTSSLVTRLRVSTEESLHQWETSNVHTNDFSDHSKCPTLCTQKKSWKCNECGKTFTQGSSLTQHQRTHTGERPYACEECGKAFSRSSFLVQHQRIHTGVKPYGCEQCGKTFRCRSFLTQHQRVHTGEKPYKCNECGNSFRNHSHLTEHQRIHTGEKPYKCNRCGKTFNQNTHLIHHQRIHTGEKPYVCSECGSSFRKHSNLTQHQRIHTGEKPHKCDECGKTFQTKANLSQHQRIHTGEKPYKCKECGKAFCQSPSLIKHQRIHTGEKPYKCKECGKAFTQSTPLTKHQRIHTGERPYKCSECGKAFIQSICLIRHQRSHTGEKPYKCNECGKGFNQNTCLTQHMRIHTGEKPYKCKECGKAFAHSSSLTEHHRTHTGEKLYKCSECEKTFRKYAHLSEHYRIHTGEKPYECIECGKFFRHSSVLFRHQKLHSGE; translated from the exons ATGAGCAGGGCTCCCAGTTTTTCAAGCCTGAAGTGTTTTCCAATCAAAGTGAAGAGAGACAGTCTGTGGATGTTGAATATGCAAGGAactgaagagagagagattagaagAGAGACTTGTCCAG GCTGGGTAAACAAGAACAAGCCTGCTCCAGAGCAGGATGTCTGTAAAACTGATTCATCAGGGATAGTAGCAAAGAGATTCCAAGAGGATGAATACCAAGATTctacatttgaagaaaaatatgcaTGTGAGGGCATGAAGGAAAACTCTCCTAGGGAGATTGCTGAATCATGTCTTTTCCAGGAAGGAGGTTTTGGGGGAATAACGTTCATTCACAAAGAAGCACCCCCTGAAATTATTAGTCAAAACTACAATTTTGAGAAAAGCTTGCTTTTGACCTCAAGCCTTGTTACACGTCTCAGGGTTTCTACAGAAGAGAGTCTGCATCAGTGGGAAACAAGTAATGTACACACCAATGATTTTTCAGACCACAGTAAATGTCCAACTCTCTGCACACAGAAGAAATCTTggaaatgtaatgaatgtggaaaaacCTTTACTCAGGGCTCATCCCTTACCCAACATCAGagaactcatactggagagagaccctacGCATGtgaggaatgtgggaaagcctttagtCGTAGTTCATTCCTTGTTCAACATCAAAGAATTCACACTGGAGTGAAACCATATGGATGTGAGCAGTGTGGGAAAACATTTCGATGTCGATCATTTCTTACTCAGCATCAAagagttcacactggagagaaaccttataaatgtaatgaatgtgggaatTCCTTCCGCAATCACTCACATCTCACTGAACAccagagaattcacactggagagaaaccttataaaTGTAATAGATGTGGGAAGACATTCAATCAGAATACACACCTTATTCatcatcagagaattcacactggtgAGAAGCCTTATGTATGCAGTGAATGTGGCTCTTCTTTTCGAAAACATTCAAATCTTACAcaacatcagagaattcacactgggGAAAAACCCCATAAATGTGATGAATGTGGGAAAACTTTCCAAACAAAGGCAAACCTCTCTcagcatcagagaattcatactggagagaaaccctataaatgtaaagaatgtggcaaagcattTTGTCAGAGCCCATCTCTTATTAAACACCAgcgaattcatactggagaaaaaccataTAAGTGTAAGGAATGTGGCAAAGCATTTACTCAGAGCACCCCACTCACTAAACATCAGAGAATACACACGGGGGAGAGACCCTACAAATGCAGTGAATGTGGTAAAGCCTTCATTCAGAGCATTTGCCTTATTCGGCATCAGAGAAgtcacactggagaaaaaccctataaatgcaATGAATGTGGAAAGGGCTTTAATCAGAACACCTGCCTCACTCAGCATatgagaattcatactggagagaagccctataaatgtaaagaatgtgggaaagcctttgcTCATAGCTCATCTCTTACTGAACATCATAGAACTCACACTGGTGAGAAGCTCTATAAATGTAGTGAGTGTGAGAAAACCTTCCGCAAGTATGCACACCTTAGTGAACATTACAGAATTCACACTGGTGAGAAGCCTTATGAGTGCATTGAGTGTGGAAAGTTCTTCAGACATAGTTCAGTCCTTTTCAGACATCAGAAACTTCACAGTGGTGAATAA
- the LOC105480314 gene encoding zinc finger protein 502 isoform X2, with translation MLNMQGTEEREIRRETCPGWVNKNKPAPEQDVCKTDSSGIVAKRFQEDEYQDSTFEEKYACEGMKENSPREIAESCLFQEGGFGGITFIHKEAPPEIISQNYNFEKSLLLTSSLVTRLRVSTEESLHQWETSNVHTNDFSDHSKCPTLCTQKKSWKCNECGKTFTQGSSLTQHQRTHTGERPYACEECGKAFSRSSFLVQHQRIHTGVKPYGCEQCGKTFRCRSFLTQHQRVHTGEKPYKCNECGNSFRNHSHLTEHQRIHTGEKPYKCNRCGKTFNQNTHLIHHQRIHTGEKPYVCSECGSSFRKHSNLTQHQRIHTGEKPHKCDECGKTFQTKANLSQHQRIHTGEKPYKCKECGKAFCQSPSLIKHQRIHTGEKPYKCKECGKAFTQSTPLTKHQRIHTGERPYKCSECGKAFIQSICLIRHQRSHTGEKPYKCNECGKGFNQNTCLTQHMRIHTGEKPYKCKECGKAFAHSSSLTEHHRTHTGEKLYKCSECEKTFRKYAHLSEHYRIHTGEKPYECIECGKFFRHSSVLFRHQKLHSGE, from the exons ATGTTGAATATGCAAGGAactgaagagagagagattagaagAGAGACTTGTCCAG GCTGGGTAAACAAGAACAAGCCTGCTCCAGAGCAGGATGTCTGTAAAACTGATTCATCAGGGATAGTAGCAAAGAGATTCCAAGAGGATGAATACCAAGATTctacatttgaagaaaaatatgcaTGTGAGGGCATGAAGGAAAACTCTCCTAGGGAGATTGCTGAATCATGTCTTTTCCAGGAAGGAGGTTTTGGGGGAATAACGTTCATTCACAAAGAAGCACCCCCTGAAATTATTAGTCAAAACTACAATTTTGAGAAAAGCTTGCTTTTGACCTCAAGCCTTGTTACACGTCTCAGGGTTTCTACAGAAGAGAGTCTGCATCAGTGGGAAACAAGTAATGTACACACCAATGATTTTTCAGACCACAGTAAATGTCCAACTCTCTGCACACAGAAGAAATCTTggaaatgtaatgaatgtggaaaaacCTTTACTCAGGGCTCATCCCTTACCCAACATCAGagaactcatactggagagagaccctacGCATGtgaggaatgtgggaaagcctttagtCGTAGTTCATTCCTTGTTCAACATCAAAGAATTCACACTGGAGTGAAACCATATGGATGTGAGCAGTGTGGGAAAACATTTCGATGTCGATCATTTCTTACTCAGCATCAAagagttcacactggagagaaaccttataaatgtaatgaatgtgggaatTCCTTCCGCAATCACTCACATCTCACTGAACAccagagaattcacactggagagaaaccttataaaTGTAATAGATGTGGGAAGACATTCAATCAGAATACACACCTTATTCatcatcagagaattcacactggtgAGAAGCCTTATGTATGCAGTGAATGTGGCTCTTCTTTTCGAAAACATTCAAATCTTACAcaacatcagagaattcacactgggGAAAAACCCCATAAATGTGATGAATGTGGGAAAACTTTCCAAACAAAGGCAAACCTCTCTcagcatcagagaattcatactggagagaaaccctataaatgtaaagaatgtggcaaagcattTTGTCAGAGCCCATCTCTTATTAAACACCAgcgaattcatactggagaaaaaccataTAAGTGTAAGGAATGTGGCAAAGCATTTACTCAGAGCACCCCACTCACTAAACATCAGAGAATACACACGGGGGAGAGACCCTACAAATGCAGTGAATGTGGTAAAGCCTTCATTCAGAGCATTTGCCTTATTCGGCATCAGAGAAgtcacactggagaaaaaccctataaatgcaATGAATGTGGAAAGGGCTTTAATCAGAACACCTGCCTCACTCAGCATatgagaattcatactggagagaagccctataaatgtaaagaatgtgggaaagcctttgcTCATAGCTCATCTCTTACTGAACATCATAGAACTCACACTGGTGAGAAGCTCTATAAATGTAGTGAGTGTGAGAAAACCTTCCGCAAGTATGCACACCTTAGTGAACATTACAGAATTCACACTGGTGAGAAGCCTTATGAGTGCATTGAGTGTGGAAAGTTCTTCAGACATAGTTCAGTCCTTTTCAGACATCAGAAACTTCACAGTGGTGAATAA